The genomic DNA GACTGGTAGAGAATACCAAGGCGCTTGAGAGAACGATGCTGAAGGAACTAGGCAAATTGCTCGTGTAACTTCGGGATAAGCGAGACCCGTTGGTGGGCAACCATTGGCGGGTGGCACAGACCAGGGGGTAGCGACTGTTTATTAAAAACACAGGACTCTGCGAAGTCGAAAGACGACGTATAGGGTCTGACGCCTGCCCGGTGCCGGAAGGTTAAGAGGAGGTGTGAGAGCACTGAATTGAAGCCCCGGTAAACGGCGGCCGTAACTATAACGGTCCTAAGGTAGCGAAATTCCTTGTCGGGTAAGTTCCGACCTGCACGAATGGCGTAACGACTTCCCCGCTGTCTCCAGCATCGGCTCAGCGAAATTGAATTCCCCGTGAAGATGCGGGGTATCCGCGGTCAGACGGAAAGACCCTATGAACCTTTACTGCAGCTTTACAGTGGCATCAGAGACATTCTGTGTAGGATAGGTGGGAGGCTTTGAAGCAGGGGCGCCAGTTCCTGTGGAGCCATCCTTGAAATACCACCCTGAATTTTTCTGATGTCTAACCGTGGTCAGTTAGCCTGATCCGGGACCCTGTATGGTGGGCAGTTTGACTGGGGCGGTCGCCTCCCAAAGTGTAACGGAGGCGCGCGATGGTGGGCTCAGGCCGGTCGGAAACCGGCTGTTGAGTGCAATGGCATAAGCCCGCCTGACTGCGAGAGTGACAGCTCGAGCAGAGACGAAAGTCGGCCATAGTGATCCGGTGGTCCCGCGTGGAAGGGCCATCGCTCAACGGATAAAAGGTACTCTAGGGATAACAGGCTGATCTCCCCCAAGAGTCCACATCGACGGGGAGGTTTGGCACCTCGATGTCGGCTCATCACATCCTGGGGCTGGAGCAGGTCCCAAGGGTTCGGCTGTTCGCCGATTAAAGTGGTACGTGAGCTGGGTTTAGAACGTCGTGAGACAGTTCGGTCCCTATCTGCCGTGGATGTTGGAGACTTGAGAGGATTTGTCCCTAGTACGAGAGGACCGGGATGAACATACCTCTGGTGCACCGGTTGTCGCGCCAGCGGCACCGCCGGGTAGCTAAGTATGGAAGGGATAACCGCTGAAAGCATCTAAGCGGGAAACCCACCTCAAAACTAGGTCTCCCTGAGGGTCGTGGTAGACCACCACGTTAATAGGCCAGGTGTGAAAGCGTGGTAACACGTGCAGCTAACTGGTCCTAATCACCCAATAGGCTCACTCTCTTACTGTCCCCTTAAAAGGACAGCCCGTGCACAGAAATCATCCATATAGACGCCTACTTCTTCATACCAACCGTCCTCCACACACCCTCTACAGGGTGGACTGGATGACCTGGTGGCCATGGCGGGGAGAGATCCACCCGATCCCATCCCGAACTCGGCCGTGAAAACCCCCAGCGCCTATGATACTGTGGCTTAAGCCACGGGAAAGTCGGTCGCCGCCAGGTCTTCCAATCCACCCTACTCAAATATTACCCCAGCAAATTTCAACACACTTACAACCGCGGGGTGGAGCAGCCCGGTAGCTCGTCAGGCTCATAACCTGAAGGCCGCAGGTTCAAATCCTGCCCCCGCAACCAAGCACAGTTTCTGAAACCCCGCTAAGTCCCTGACTCGGCGGGGTTTTGCGTATGTGACACGTCTCAACAGGCGTCTAAATCACTAGAAAAATACATAATGGTGTCCGCGGCGGGATTCGAACCTTATTTTAAATGATTTATCTAACATCTATAATTTCTATTCAGTCCCATTAAGTTCTCTGTTTCTTGCTTTGAATGACTCATAAGGTTTCTATTAAAGATTATTTGGTGCTTCTTATCCATTACGCATGCAATAGGTTAGATAGCAGCGCGCTCATATTATTTGAGCCGATTAGAGAGAAAACATGCTAGTAGAAATAGGAACTCTCATAAGATTAGTTTCTTAAGCTGAGCTGAAGGCTAGATTATGTATAAAAGTTCATATCGAACAACAGAAATTTAAAGGTTATTTTTTATCAAAATATATTTAAGGGAAATGCGATATGAAGAATAATAAAAAGAAATCTGAACAGAATTATGCCTTGGATGAACAAGTTGGTTTTCTGTTACGGCGCGCTTATCAGCGTCATACAGCCATTTTTCAGGAGCATATTCCAGACCAACATCTTACCTCTGCGCAATTTGCTGTTTTGGTTACCACCCATAAACTTGGTCAGGCTTCTTTGGTTCAGATTAGCCATGAAGCTGCGATTGATCATGCGACATTGCGTGACATTGTATCGCGTCTAAAAAAACGTGGGTTGTTGAAGGTAGAACAGGGTAAGCAAGATCGTAGGCAGAAACTTGTTTCGCTTATGCCTGAAGGTGAACAACTTTTACATGAGACCATTCCTGTAGCACGGCAGGTGACTGATATGACATTGTCTCCGTTAAATGAGTGTGAGCAGATTGCTGTGCTCCATATTTTACAGAAGCTATCTCATTTTGAAGCATAATGCTGGCATATTGGTATCTCATTGACAGCTGAGAAATACGTTTCGGCTACATCTGTTGTTATAGAAAACCCTAAAAATATAACTGGTTTTAGTGTTTTAAGATTCTGATGATTTTCGTAATTTGAAAGTCTCAGGATATTCCGCACGAAGAACAAAGAATAATAAAACACTAAAAATCAACATGTTATAAAAAACGTAACGATAATGAAATTATTATCTTGACGTTTCTCCGTTCCTCCCTGAACATTCATATATCGCGTATACGCTATTAAGTCTGTAATTTTACTGCTGGTCGGAGAGTTAATATGTCAGGTGGAGTTCGTATAGGCATTGCAGGGGCAGGGCTTGGTGGCGTTGCAGCAGCAGGGCTGCTGGAAAAGCCGGTTTTGATGTTGTTCTGTTTGATCAGGCTCCCGCTTTTTCTCGGCTGGGTGCGGGTATCCAGTTTGGTCCCAACGTCCTTAAAATTCTCGCTACTTTAAATGGTCTTGATAAAAAGCTAGAAAAAATTTCATGTCTTCCTGATTATTGGCTCAGCCGTAAGTGGGACGACGGCACAGTTATGGCCAAGATTCCACTTAATGCTGAACGGGGACGCTATGGTGCGCCTTATATTACCATTCACCGTGGTGATCTGCATCAGGCTATGCTGGACTGTGTAAGTTCGGAACGTGTGAAATGGGCTCATAAACTGGTCGATTTTACAGATGACGGTCAAGGCGTTACACTGAATTTCGAAAACGGTGCTTCAGAAAAGGTTGATATCCTTATTGGCGCTGAT from Acetobacter ascendens includes the following:
- a CDS encoding MarR family winged helix-turn-helix transcriptional regulator; the encoded protein is MKNNKKKSEQNYALDEQVGFLLRRAYQRHTAIFQEHIPDQHLTSAQFAVLVTTHKLGQASLVQISHEAAIDHATLRDIVSRLKKRGLLKVEQGKQDRRQKLVSLMPEGEQLLHETIPVARQVTDMTLSPLNECEQIAVLHILQKLSHFEA